The proteins below come from a single Gimesia alba genomic window:
- a CDS encoding deoxyribonuclease IV: MPLLGAHQSIAGGYYKAVDTAAKFDMDCVQIFTKNNNQWRAKPLTDKDVDLFQERMEATGITHPCSHMSYLINLASPKDELWNKSIDAVVIELERAEALGLEGAVMHPGSYVTSSEEEGLDRIVAAIDRIHQQTEGFATQIWLETTAGQGSNLGFRFEQLAYLLQQVQDGQRLGICVDTCHIFAAGYPLIKKSEYKATMAELDEVIGIDRVRAFHLNDSKCEFGSRKDRHENIGRGFLGLEPFRHLMNDPTFQDRPMYLETPKDEEDGVPLDQINMETLRKLCKK; this comes from the coding sequence ATGCCATTACTGGGAGCACATCAGTCGATTGCTGGTGGATATTATAAAGCCGTTGATACCGCCGCTAAATTTGATATGGATTGCGTACAGATCTTTACCAAAAATAATAATCAATGGCGCGCCAAGCCGCTCACCGACAAAGATGTCGATCTGTTTCAGGAGCGGATGGAAGCAACGGGGATTACACATCCCTGCTCACATATGAGCTATTTAATCAATCTGGCGAGTCCGAAAGACGAGTTGTGGAATAAGTCGATCGATGCCGTTGTGATCGAACTGGAACGGGCCGAGGCACTGGGGCTGGAAGGGGCCGTCATGCATCCCGGGAGTTATGTGACGTCGAGTGAAGAAGAAGGACTCGATCGGATTGTGGCTGCCATCGATCGCATTCATCAGCAGACCGAAGGGTTTGCCACACAAATCTGGCTGGAGACGACGGCAGGGCAGGGTTCGAATCTTGGATTTCGGTTTGAACAGTTGGCCTATCTTCTGCAGCAGGTGCAGGACGGGCAGCGGTTGGGTATCTGTGTTGATACCTGTCACATCTTTGCCGCCGGTTATCCCCTGATCAAAAAATCGGAATATAAAGCGACAATGGCCGAGCTGGATGAAGTGATTGGCATTGATCGGGTACGTGCCTTTCATCTTAACGACAGTAAATGCGAATTCGGCAGTCGCAAAGATCGGCACGAAAATATTGGCCGGGGCTTTCTGGGCCTGGAACCGTTTCGGCATTTGATGAATGATCCGACATTTCAGGATCGGCCCATGTATCTGGAGACCCCGAAAGACGAAGAAGACGGGGTCCCGCTGGATCAGATTAATATGGAAACGTTACGCAAGCTCTGCAAGAAATAA